The nucleotide sequence TAAGCCTGTCCTGAGTTTGTCGAAGGGTCGAAGACCATTAATATCTCCTATTATACTTCATTAAATTCAGCTGTCAGTCTGAGCTAAGCCTGTCCTGAGTTTGTCGAAGGGTCGAAGACCCATTCCTAACTTCACGTTCTATAATACTACAATTGACTTCGACAAGCTCAGTCTGACAATAGTGGAATTATATCTCTCAACTACTTCAAATATCAGAATGTGATAATCGAAAAACATAGCTCTTTCTTACCCAAAACACACTGTCAGTCTGGGCTAAGCCTGTCCTGAGTTTGTCGAAGGGTCGAAGACCATTAATACCTCCTATTATACTTCATAATGATCTCACTTACTTCCCTAATAGCACCATCAGCGGAATTGTGGGTTAGGATATAATCAGACTGCTGTTTTACCACTTCAGTTCCATTGGCAGGACAAAAAGACCAACCTACCCTACATATATTTGCCAAATCATTGACATCATCGCCCACATAGGCAACTTGATCAAAACTGGCTGTTCTATCTTTAAGAAATTGTGTCAAACGTGCATATTTATCTTTGACCCCCATGAAAACATGTTCTATTTGTAATTTTTTCATGCGTTGCTCTACCAATGCTGAGTTCTCAGAAGTCATCACTATCACTTCAACTCCGTTTTGTCTTAAAATTTCCAAGCCCATTCCATCGCGCATATCGAATTTTTTCATCAACTCGCCTTCAGCACCAAAGTAAACACAACCATCTGTAAAAACGCCATCCACATCAAGCACTAAATAGTCAATTCTGCGATGTCCTTTAGATTTTTGCAAACGATTCGCGAGTAATTTTTCAATAATTTCCCAGTCAGTAATACTGTCAATTTCTACATAACTTGCTTCATCCATTTCGACCAAGCCAATTTTACCACTAATCCTGTTATTAGAATCTAAAAAAGCAGCCTTGGTGGTCGCATATACCGCTCCATTCTCAACTAAAAGCCCTTCGAAATCTTGACGTCTTGGCCTTTGGAATACATCATAATTTTGTGCAGTCCCATCTGAATTCCAGATAAAACGATGGGTTTTCACTACTGTTAAAGCCGAATCGTAGTTTTCAATTTTATCTAATACTGAATTGATATCACTCGCTCTAGTCAATGGTGAAGTGGCTTGTAGCAAACATAAAACATCAAAGTCATAATTTATTTTAGTGGCGAACTCAATCATCACACTTTCTGTTGAAGCAGTGTCTGTAGCATTTTCATCATTACGAAGCAATCCTTTTATCCGAGGATTCCAAGCGTATTCTTTCTCTATAAAACTTAAAATCTCACAATCATCAGTAAACACATATACGGCATCCAAATTTGAAAAAACAGCTTCCGATAGTACCCACGAAAACAAAGGTCTGCCTAATAATTTCTTTTTGTTTTTTCCAGGTATCCCCTTGGAATCTTTCCGTAATGGGAGTAGTGCTATTTTTTTCATTTAATTGTTTTTAAAAATCAGATATAATTTTTTATGCTTTTTGAAAATCCCTTTTAAAAGGACAAACAGCCATCAAGTCATTCCTTAATGTTTCCACCACTTCAGGTTTGGGCAAACTAGGATAAATAGAAAACAAGTCTTCTAATTGCGAATATGAATAACAATATTCTTGAATTTTAGGACAATAAAATTCTATATCCACAGACTCCATATAATCTTTATATTTAATATCATTTCCAAAAACCTTATCTGAAAATTTTTGCCAAACTGCTGGGATTCCATAAGCATGAGCTACTATAATACCGTGTAGTGATGACGAAATTATCTTTTCACATTGCAAAAACTCAATGGTTTTACTTTCAATATCTGTAGTCATCATATCAATTACCAAAACATCTTTATTATTAACAAACCAATCTTTTACTCTTTCCCAGTCACTATAATGCGGTACAATACCGTATCGGTATTTTTTTTGAACTGTTGGATAAAAAAAGCGTGGTAGTAACAGAGCTGGATCTCCATACACTTGAGGGACTTCATACCCTAGAGCTAATAAATACTTTCGCGTTTGAGGTCCTCTTACCGCCAAAAATTTTGCTTTTTTTATAGTGTATTCTTTACTGATAATACCACTACCCCATACAATACATTTATGATCTACATGAGTCAAAATACTACCAATAGTAACATAGATAGGTTGAAAAAAATCTAATATTGACCATTTCCTAGGCCAACTAAAAACCACTAATTTTCCTGAAATTTTCTCAACGAGATATTTCCCCAATAAATCACCATAATTCTCTTTAGATTTACCTTGAATTACCTTCTCATTCCACCAGAAAAGTCGGATTGTGTTTAAAAATTTCATTGTTTAGAATGCTTTTTAATCAATTTAACAATATGTCAACTAAATCATATTTCTTCATTACAAGATCTTTTATATTTTGATATTCTAGGGTTGGTCTAATAATTTCACTATTATAAACAACTCCTTTTTCAATTATTGAAATGTCACTTATAACCTCTAAAACTAGTTGTTTTATTTCAATTATATTCTCTGCATTTTCAATCAATAATCCATTTACACCACCTATTATAATCTCAGCTGTTGCCCCTCCTGGATTTGATTGTATTGGAAAAACATCCATACATAAGGCTTCTAAAAGTGTATTAGGAATCCCATCTGAATTACTGTTTCCAATATAAATCAATGCCTGCCCCATTAATTTCAGTACCTCTTGGTACGTAATTTTCCCAATAGCTTTAAAATTACTCCAATGTATTAGTTCGGAAGAATTAATATAATCAATTGCATCCAAATCAGTTCCAAAAACGACAATATTAAAATGACTTAATCGTTCTTTCAAAGATATTATTGCTTTCAAAACGGGTATTGCTCTTCCTGAACGACCTTGAAATCCCTTTATTAATATTATTTTTCTTTGTTCAATAGGGAGTTTAAATTTTTCCATCAACTGCATATCAAATCCGCCTCCTCCTGGAAAAACGCCTAAAAATTGACCTAAAAAACCATGTTGTTTTGCTATTTCATAATCTCTTTTACAATCTGTAAATAAACAATCAACACGATTTAAAACTCTTTTAATATCATATAAATAATTCGCCTTATCTTGAAAATAAAACAAATCGCTACCCCAAGATGAATAAATCCATTTTATGTTTTTATGTCTTTGCATAACTTCAACAATAGGAGTACAAGAAACATACAAAGCAAAACTATGCACTGCATCAGGCCGAACTTCTTGAAGGTATTTTTCAAAAGCCAAAGCTGTATCTTTTTCATTATACTGTTGCAACCATCGATACAATTTTGAGAACTTCATCTTGAATAAATAACGTCCAGGATAATCATATTTCAATTTCCAATCTACATTTTGGTGCACCCAATGAATGGAAGATGCCATTTCGCCAGCTCCTTTGATATCAAACCAAAACACTTCATGTCCAGAATCTTTCAATTGATCTGTCCAACGAAAAAAATGCAACGATGGCATTGACACCATAAGTATTCTCATCTTACAAAGCTATTTTTAAAACAATACAATTCTTTTGTTTATCCCATTCATAAGAATAAAACTTATCTCTAAAACGTGAAATTATTTGAACTAATAATAAATCATTTATTGTTTGAAAATTATAAAAATTCCTGCTTTTTTTTCCAATAACTTTTTTGAGAGCATTTTTAAAACTGTTATACTCTTGATGGGGTTCTATTTCAATAGATATACATTGCCCCTTATAATGTTCTAATGAACCGTATAATAAAGCATCCACTTCAAACAATTGATTAGTAAGCGAAATCCTTACCGGTTTACTAATATTAAAATCAACAATTTCAGGAACCATCCCCCAACCAAAAACTGTATTGGCTACATAGTCTTTTCTTATTGCTATTTTCTGAAGATATTGATGGTTAATTTGTTCCAAATTAGAATGAAAAGGTTCTTTGCTATTTTTAGATCTATATTTTTTAGGATGCCATTGATGCAACATCAATATTGATTCATCAAAAAAGTTAATCTTATACCCTGCTAATCGCAACCTAATGTGAACATCGGTGTCTTCTGCACCCCAACCGTGATAAAACTCATCATACCCCTGAATACTTTTTAAAACAGCAGTAGGATACAATGTCATACCTGTAGCTTCTTCATTAGTTTTATGTTTAATTAGGTATTCTTGAAAAGCTTTATCTACCTTGGATTCTGTTTGGCTCAGTACTCCAACTTGAAAATAAACTACAGTTTGGTCGCTTTTAAGTGCATAGAGTTTTTCTACAAAATCGTCCCGAAATAACATATCAATATCCCCAACAAAAAAGTAAGGAGTAGTTGCTTGTTGCAATGCCATATTAATTGCTCTTGATTTATTCCAAAGCTGTCCTTGTACTGGAAAACTAATCAATTCAACAAAATCATATAACTCAATTAATTGTTTTAAATCAGTAGCAAATTTAATTTCACTGCCATAATCGACTACTACAACTTTAAAATCAACAACTGTTTGTTTAGCCAAAGAATTCAAGCATTTTTCAACAGTTAAAATCTGTCGATTTCGATATGTAAATACTATAGTAATCATTCTTTATTCTTTAAATTATCAATAGTTTTTTTTAGATAATCTGAAGATAGGTAATACAATAAATCATCCCTACGCATTATAATTTGTTTGTTATTCTTCAACCAAAGTTGATATAAATCGGTAATATGCTTTTGGATAAGTTTTGTATCATTTATTGGACTCCAATATTTATAATCTTCCCCAAGCAATCGTTTAGATTCACTATAAAAAGGACCTAATAATAATATTGAGTTTTGAGTTTGAATACAATGAGCGAATTTACCTGGTAAAAAAGGACTAATTGGCCCTAATGCCTCTAAAATAACATTAACAGAGGCCTGTTCCTGCATAGCCAAAACTTCTTTAAAAGGAATATAACCATCACTTAAAAAAAGTTGAGGCATAATTTTTTGTTTTTCTTTTATAGGTAAATCATAGCAAGATGGAGCCCCAATAAAATATAATTTAGCATGGCTTTTAGCTTCTGGAAATTGATCTAAAAACTGTTCAAAAGCTTGAATCAGGGCCAACGGATTTCTGGCACTCATCATATTACCAGCATGTAAAATAATAAAATCACTTGGAGACAAAACAGTTTGCACCTCCACTTTATTAATTGCCTGCTCAGAAATTTGATGAGGAACAACAATCCCTTCATTCTTTTGACCAGGGTAATAACTTTGCATCCATTCAGACAACAGCTGACTCGGATACAACAGGTATTGTGAACTCCTAACAATTTTCAAGAAAAAATTTCTTTTAAACTGATGTCCCGGTTCTACCCAATCATAAGGTCTGGGATAACTGTGCATAGGATAAGGATCATGAACATACGCCAACCATTTGCTATGCCATTTTGGCAAATCTAATAAAGCTTTATGAGAGCGAAAACTTGATGCATAACTCAATGTAAGCACCCAATCTGGCTCAAATGACACCTCCTTTTCTAATGCCTTTTTTATACTTTTACAATCATTAAAAAAGGTTAACGAAAACCCAAAAAACTTTTCAATAGTTGCATTAATATTTATTCCTGTCAACATCCTAAAGCGCACTTGAAACTTGCTAAGCAAATACACTAGATTCCATTTTTGTTCTTGTATTAGAACACATGAAATCCCTTCTAAACTTATTGTCTTTCGACTATAATGATACACTTTTAAGTCATATCCTGCTTTATGCAAGTTTTGAATAAGAGCAACTCTACCTTTAGAGGCACTATTTGCATTAATATCTATAGACTCAACAACAACAAGTATTTTAGTTTTTCCCAAATTCAATATTCAATTTATACCTATTTTCAATTAAAAAATAGTTTAGTTCAAATCATCACGTAAATTCCATAAAATCTCAACGATACGCTCCGCTGTTTTTCCATCCCATTTTTCAGGAATTTTTCCTTTTTTCCACTGATTCTCAAACAATTTTTTTAGTATTGGTGGAATAGCTTGGGGATTAGAACCTATCAATTCATTCGTACCTATTGTTATAGTTTCTGGTCGTTCAGTTGAGTTTCTTAAGGTTATACAAGGAACTCCCATTACTGTTGTTTCCTCAGTAATCCCCCCCGAATCAGTAATAACAGCTTTGGCATTTTCGGCAAGATAATTAAATTCCAAATAACTTAATGGTTCAATTAAATGTAAACTATCACTCTCAAAGCACATCTCTTGCAGTATTTTACTCGTTCTTGGGTGTACTGGAAAAACAACTGGAACTTTGGAATTATTGATTATCTGAGTCAAAAAGGCGATTAATTTCTCTTTATCATCAACATTACTAGGACGATGCATAGTTAACAAAAGATAATCTTCTTTTTTCAGTTGTAGTTGATTCCAGATAAGAGGAGGTTTAAAATGATTTCGGTTTTTGAAAAAAGTATCAATCATAATATTTCCAACAAAAAATATATGAGACTCATCTACTCCTTGTTTTATTAAATTCTCAACTGCTGTAACAGTAGTTGTAAAAAAATAATTAGTTATACTATCCGTAACTACTCTATTTATTTCTTCAGGCATAGTCCAATCTCCTGAACGAATTCCCGCTTCAATATGAGCAACTGGAATAGTTAGTTTTCGCGCAACAATTGTGCAAGCCATCGTTGAAGTAACATCTCCTACTACAACACATAAATCGACAGGTTCAAGCAATAATAATTTTTCATAGCCCATCATTATAGCTGCAGTTTGTTCCGCTTGTGTACCACCTCCAGCTCCTAGATTAACATCTGGATCAGGAATCCCCAGTTGTTCAAAAAAACTGCCACTCATATTTTTATCATAATGTTGCCCCGTATGAACCAACCTATAATTAATATCTTTTCCGTTTTTTTTAAATTTATTAATAGTTTCTATTAAAGGTGCTATTTTGATAAAATTTGGTCTTGCGCCTGCAATTATATCGATTTTCATATGTAAGGTTTATTAAAATAGAAACAAATGTCTATTTTATCGATGACAAAGAATTAATTTCTTGATTTTTTTTTATAAACTCTATATAATATAAGTCTAAAAGGCAATACAAAATAGAACAACCTCCACTTAATTTTAGAAGTTTTAGAAATTTCTAGATTATTTATAATTTTATCAAACAATTGATACTCTTTAAAACTTAGAGATGTTTGAATAAAATAACGTAATAACGAATCTGATAGTAACTTCTGTCTCTCTAAATTCTGAATAATTAACAATATTGCATTCTTTTTAGACTCTCTACGAATAGGATTGTTTGAATAAAACTCTCCTGTGTTTGATTTTAAATGCTTTCTACCAAAAAACAAACATTTTTCTATTGATATTCCAACAAATCCTAATGAAATTATTCGAGAATACAATTCCCATTCCTCAGCGTACATCAAATGTTCTTCAAATCTATTATTTTTAAAACATTCTTTTTTCCACAGCACAGCACAGGAATTAATAGGTAGTTCATTTTTTAGAATTTTCTCAACATCATTCTTGTCAATGTAAAATGAATCATAATCTTTTGAATAGTCAAAATTATAATTAAAATCACCTCTAAAGACTTCTCTAATATATCTGCAAAATGAAACATCTCCCTTAGTAAGTTCAAAAAAACTAATTTCTAAATTTTGAGGATGTACGATATCGTCATCATCAAAGAAAATAACACAATCACCTTTTGCCAAATCTAATCCATAATTACGACAACCCGGTAATCCTTTCTTGTAATTATCTGAGCGTTTTACAAAACGAAAACGATGATCATTTTGTAAAATTGGTATTATTTTTTCTTTGGTATTATCATTCCCCCCATCATCAATAATTAAACATTCCCAATCTTCAAAAGTTTGATTTTGTATTGACTGCAAGGTTTCAACAATAAAATGTGCTCTATTGTAGGTTGCCATAATAATAGAAACTTTTGGAATTGAACTCATCTAAATAAAGATTTAAACCACCTCAAAGGCTTTACTATCATACTTCCTATTTTATACTCTAATCTTTTTGTGCACCTTATTTTTTCTTCTTTTTCCATTTCAATTCTTGATAAAAAATAATTTACAAAAGACTCAAAATGCTCAATATACAATTCTTTATGTTTTAAAAAGATATATTTTTTAATATCCTTATCATGATTTTTTACAGCAGTCGTTCTCATAGAAGTTTCATGTTGTCTATAAAAAAATAATGGCTCCTCAATAATATGTACTTTCCATCCTAGTAAACAAATTCTTATATAAAATTCCCAGTCTTCATAACCATATTTCATATTTTCGTCATATCCAGAAACTTGTTCCCAACACTCTCTTCTAAACAATGAAGTCCCAATGGCTGCATTACGGAATAAAAAATCATCAATCGATTTACCTGTTGGTTTAAATTCAGTTAATTTACTATCCCCTATAAAACGAACCCCCCAACTACTCACTAAACCAATATCCCTTCTCCCAAAAAGAATACCTATACCTTTCTCTATAAAATTATATTCGTATTTATCATCCGCATCTAAAGTAAGAATGTATTCCCCTTTAGCTTCTTTAATCCCATAATTTCTTGCACTACTCAATCCTCCATTTTCTTTTTTTAAATATCTAAATCTGGAATCTTTTGACAACCATTCTTGAGCAACGATTTCAGTATGATCAGGACTCCCGTCATTTACAATAAGACATTCCCAATGCATATAGCTTTGATTTAAAATTGATTGAAGAGCTTCTGGTAAAAATTCAGCATGATTGTAACACGGAATAATAACAGACACTAATGACGAGGTTTCCATAATTTTATAAATAAATTAAAAATCTTTCTTTTTCCCCTAAATAATAAGGATTGTCCCTCTATTTGTCTTTTGAAAAACAACTTATGTTTTTTTATTAATTCTGGAAAACTTCTCTCAACATTGATATACAACCCATTTTTCATTAGTTCAACATAATTTGTTTTTTGATCCTTAAATCTAATTTTCAAAATCAGCTCAATTGATTTCCAACTTAGGATTGCATCATCCACTTTTTGATAATCATTATAATTACTAATATTTTCGGCACTGGTCCATCTGTAATAAACTATTGCATTTGGTGCAAAATATATTTTATCTGTTTGACAGAATAATCGAATTAAAAATTCTGAATCATCATTCAAACTTAAATGTTCGTTCCACAATCCAGATTTATCAATGATGCTTTTTTTTATGAGATAAGCATGAATCGGAAAATATCCTTTTGATGATGCTAATGCTTCTAAAAAAACAGGGATGCTATTAAAATCACTATATGAATTTAACGAATCAAAATTTACGGAATCATTAGGGAATTTAACAAACCTCCCCCATTTACACGTACATATTATATTCGCATCCCAATCTTTGATTCTTTTTATCTGATCTTGAAGTTTATTTTCAGACAACACATCATCTGAATCTAAAAACTGAATAAAATTCCCTTTAGATTTTTCAACACCTATATTCCTACAACTACTAGCTCCTTTATTTCTCCCAATTGGTCTTTTAAAATACCGAAAACGAATATCTTTTTTCACAAAAGAAAGTATCACTTCTTCTGAATTATCAAATGAACCATCGTCTACAATAATGCACTCCCAATTATTATATGTCTGTAACAAAACACTATCAAGGGTCTGACTAATAAGGCTTGCACGATTATATGTGGGTATTATAATTGATACTAAAGGTTTCATTATATTCCTTTTATCTTGTTAAAAAAAACATCATAATCATGAGCTATTTTTCTTGGATGATACATACTTTTTTTTGCTAGATAATCATTTGAAGTAAAATATTGATTTGATTCTAATGATAACACTTCTGAAATCACTTCTTTATAATTACCTTTTTTAAAGTTCAATAAAGGCAATTTTAAATTCTTTGCTGTTTCAGTCAAATTTCCTATTTCGGGAATAATCATCGGTTTATCAAAGGTTAATCCTAAATATAAATTACCTGAATTTAAACTTCTTATTCTAGGAATAATCATTAGTGAAGATTGCTTAACTAAATCAACTAAATAATTGTACTCGATAAATTGAGACATGAAATAATATCGTTTTTTAGAAAGCAAAAACCATCCCCTTTTCTCAATCATTTTTTTATAATATTTCCTAAACCTTGTGGGGATATAATCTGGAATCTTATTAAATTTTAAAACTCGAGGAACAATCAAAAATTTATTTGCAATAGGTATTTTCCTAAAAATCTTAATAATGAAATCTAACTCTTCTTGTGACCTAACACTTCCTACTACAGAAACAATAAATTTATTCGATAAATCAGCCGAAATCATATCTTGAAACTTCTTCGTTTTAAAATTATCATTTAAACTGTTATATAATGGATGAAAAATAACCTTATGCAAACAATTATCAGGGAAATACTTTTTAAAATTATCTAAGGAATAATTACCTAAATGTATCACTCCATCCACATATTTATATAATAATCTGAATAAATCTAAAAACTGCTTTTTCTCATCATAATGACTTTCAAAATCATTTAAGGTATATATAATTTTAGAACGTTTTTTCCATGATATTAACTCTTTTTCAAAGTTCAACAATTGTTCTTGACTAGGTGATTTCCAATCAAAAATCGCTTCTGGAAACTGAATATTCACAATGCTATAGGACTCTTTATAATTTTTATAATTATCAAAAATAAAATTATGATTTGAGAAAAAAATAATTTCATCTAGATAAATATTTCTATCCTTTTCGTGCGGAACAAATATATCCATAAACTCTTTTTGCTTTTTCTTTATTTTTTTTAAAAATAAATTGGATAATAAATTGATTCAAAAAATGAAACTTATTCTCTAATAATTGTCCAATTAAAATCGTATTAATTGCTAAAATATTAACTCCTCTCAAAAGAGTTATTAAATGATTAAAGACATATGCTTTCTGTTTCATTTTATCGATTACAAAATGATTTTGCAAAAAAAACATAAACATAAAAAGACTTTTAACTTTCAGTCTAATAGTTTTAAAATCTGTTGATTTAGACGAAATATTAATTCCACTTATTCTCCAATATACAGATTCTGTTTGAATATTAAAAATTCCTGTTTTACTTGCAAAAAGCAACCAAGAAGCATAATCTGAAAACCATCCCAACGGAAATTCGACAAAACCATTATTCCTATTATAAATCTCCCTACTAAAAATAAACTCACTTGCTGTAATCGTTTCTTTTATTGAAAACATTCTGTCTAACAACTTATGTGCTGTTTCATGCTCTTCAAATAAAAAATCATTATTATGGATTATATTATTCTCATCCACAGTACGGACACGAAACCGAATTAAATCGATCTCTTCCTTCTTCTTAGTTTCAATTAACGAATAAAACTCTTTCACCACATTCTTACCTAAAAGGTCATCATCACCCAAAACCATAAGCCATTCCTCAGTATGAGTCAAAGAGACACATCTTTCCCATTGTTTAATTAACGACTTCCCTCCTAAATTCTTTTCAAAACGATGATAAACAAAATCAAACTGTCCCTTATATTTTTTTAATAAATCAATTGGCGGTTCTTTACTGGCATCATCTCCAATATAAACTTTGAATCTCTTGTCTGTCTGATTTGCTAATGATTGTAAATTAGCTTCAAAAAAACTATGCTTGAAATAAGGAATAACGATTGCTATCATTGACTCAAGACTTTTTTTGTAATTTCCAAATAGGAAGTACCCCATTTATGACAAGGTTCTAAATGATTTCCTTCTGCCCATTCATTCCAAGCATTAATAAACAAAAACTTTTCTTTGTTTTTATCCCAATCATAATTATTTCTCAAATGTTCCAACCAATTTCCATACAATTCTGGACTAGCGTTTTTTAATATAAATGCATCTCTTTTTCTTCGTGGACTATTATCCCACATAGGAGTAATCATAGGGCTAACATCATCCTTATAACGTGCTTTTTTTTGCAGAACCATAAAGTCTTCATATTCAAAAACTCGATCATGTTCATTCACTCTTTTACTAGATTTTACCTTTATATTTTTTAGAAACTTTTTATAATACTTCGATAATAGTTTCTCCTTTTTTATTGGTTTTTTAGGCACATTTGAAAAATTAGGTTGAAACTCTATCCCAAAATCAAATCCTAAATATTTTTTATCTTCTTTATCTTCAAAAGCCTCCACATATCCTATATGCAATCCTGCCAATCCATTATTTATAGCAATTTCGTTCCAAATTTGGATTGTTCTTTTTATATCTGGAAATAAATTAGCCCTATAAATCACAAACACAGGTTTCCCATCTATTTTGATGTACCTATCATCTTTAAAATAGGGGATTAAATGTAATATATGTTTTAAATCATCCTCTTCAGAATAAACTTGTTTTAACA is from Flavobacterium sp. NG2 and encodes:
- a CDS encoding acylneuraminate cytidylyltransferase; this encodes MKKIALLPLRKDSKGIPGKNKKKLLGRPLFSWVLSEAVFSNLDAVYVFTDDCEILSFIEKEYAWNPRIKGLLRNDENATDTASTESVMIEFATKINYDFDVLCLLQATSPLTRASDINSVLDKIENYDSALTVVKTHRFIWNSDGTAQNYDVFQRPRRQDFEGLLVENGAVYATTKAAFLDSNNRISGKIGLVEMDEASYVEIDSITDWEIIEKLLANRLQKSKGHRRIDYLVLDVDGVFTDGCVYFGAEGELMKKFDMRDGMGLEILRQNGVEVIVMTSENSALVEQRMKKLQIEHVFMGVKDKYARLTQFLKDRTASFDQVAYVGDDVNDLANICRVGWSFCPANGTEVVKQQSDYILTHNSADGAIREVSEIIMKYNRRY
- a CDS encoding polysaccharide pyruvyl transferase family protein is translated as MKFLNTIRLFWWNEKVIQGKSKENYGDLLGKYLVEKISGKLVVFSWPRKWSILDFFQPIYVTIGSILTHVDHKCIVWGSGIISKEYTIKKAKFLAVRGPQTRKYLLALGYEVPQVYGDPALLLPRFFYPTVQKKYRYGIVPHYSDWERVKDWFVNNKDVLVIDMMTTDIESKTIEFLQCEKIISSSLHGIIVAHAYGIPAVWQKFSDKVFGNDIKYKDYMESVDIEFYCPKIQEYCYSYSQLEDLFSIYPSLPKPEVVETLRNDLMAVCPFKRDFQKA
- a CDS encoding glycosyltransferase, with product MRILMVSMPSLHFFRWTDQLKDSGHEVFWFDIKGAGEMASSIHWVHQNVDWKLKYDYPGRYLFKMKFSKLYRWLQQYNEKDTALAFEKYLQEVRPDAVHSFALYVSCTPIVEVMQRHKNIKWIYSSWGSDLFYFQDKANYLYDIKRVLNRVDCLFTDCKRDYEIAKQHGFLGQFLGVFPGGGGFDMQLMEKFKLPIEQRKIILIKGFQGRSGRAIPVLKAIISLKERLSHFNIVVFGTDLDAIDYINSSELIHWSNFKAIGKITYQEVLKLMGQALIYIGNSNSDGIPNTLLEALCMDVFPIQSNPGGATAEIIIGGVNGLLIENAENIIEIKQLVLEVISDISIIEKGVVYNSEIIRPTLEYQNIKDLVMKKYDLVDILLN
- a CDS encoding glycosyltransferase family 2 protein encodes the protein MITIVFTYRNRQILTVEKCLNSLAKQTVVDFKVVVVDYGSEIKFATDLKQLIELYDFVELISFPVQGQLWNKSRAINMALQQATTPYFFVGDIDMLFRDDFVEKLYALKSDQTVVYFQVGVLSQTESKVDKAFQEYLIKHKTNEEATGMTLYPTAVLKSIQGYDEFYHGWGAEDTDVHIRLRLAGYKINFFDESILMLHQWHPKKYRSKNSKEPFHSNLEQINHQYLQKIAIRKDYVANTVFGWGMVPEIVDFNISKPVRISLTNQLFEVDALLYGSLEHYKGQCISIEIEPHQEYNSFKNALKKVIGKKSRNFYNFQTINDLLLVQIISRFRDKFYSYEWDKQKNCIVLKIAL
- a CDS encoding glycosyltransferase; its protein translation is MNLGKTKILVVVESIDINANSASKGRVALIQNLHKAGYDLKVYHYSRKTISLEGISCVLIQEQKWNLVYLLSKFQVRFRMLTGININATIEKFFGFSLTFFNDCKSIKKALEKEVSFEPDWVLTLSYASSFRSHKALLDLPKWHSKWLAYVHDPYPMHSYPRPYDWVEPGHQFKRNFFLKIVRSSQYLLYPSQLLSEWMQSYYPGQKNEGIVVPHQISEQAINKVEVQTVLSPSDFIILHAGNMMSARNPLALIQAFEQFLDQFPEAKSHAKLYFIGAPSCYDLPIKEKQKIMPQLFLSDGYIPFKEVLAMQEQASVNVILEALGPISPFLPGKFAHCIQTQNSILLLGPFYSESKRLLGEDYKYWSPINDTKLIQKHITDLYQLWLKNNKQIIMRRDDLLYYLSSDYLKKTIDNLKNKE
- the wecB gene encoding non-hydrolyzing UDP-N-acetylglucosamine 2-epimerase; translated protein: MKIDIIAGARPNFIKIAPLIETINKFKKNGKDINYRLVHTGQHYDKNMSGSFFEQLGIPDPDVNLGAGGGTQAEQTAAIMMGYEKLLLLEPVDLCVVVGDVTSTMACTIVARKLTIPVAHIEAGIRSGDWTMPEEINRVVTDSITNYFFTTTVTAVENLIKQGVDESHIFFVGNIMIDTFFKNRNHFKPPLIWNQLQLKKEDYLLLTMHRPSNVDDKEKLIAFLTQIINNSKVPVVFPVHPRTSKILQEMCFESDSLHLIEPLSYLEFNYLAENAKAVITDSGGITEETTVMGVPCITLRNSTERPETITIGTNELIGSNPQAIPPILKKLFENQWKKGKIPEKWDGKTAERIVEILWNLRDDLN
- a CDS encoding glycosyltransferase family 2 protein yields the protein MSSIPKVSIIMATYNRAHFIVETLQSIQNQTFEDWECLIIDDGGNDNTKEKIIPILQNDHRFRFVKRSDNYKKGLPGCRNYGLDLAKGDCVIFFDDDDIVHPQNLEISFFELTKGDVSFCRYIREVFRGDFNYNFDYSKDYDSFYIDKNDVEKILKNELPINSCAVLWKKECFKNNRFEEHLMYAEEWELYSRIISLGFVGISIEKCLFFGRKHLKSNTGEFYSNNPIRRESKKNAILLIIQNLERQKLLSDSLLRYFIQTSLSFKEYQLFDKIINNLEISKTSKIKWRLFYFVLPFRLILYRVYKKKSRN
- a CDS encoding glycosyltransferase family A protein, yielding METSSLVSVIIPCYNHAEFLPEALQSILNQSYMHWECLIVNDGSPDHTEIVAQEWLSKDSRFRYLKKENGGLSSARNYGIKEAKGEYILTLDADDKYEYNFIEKGIGILFGRRDIGLVSSWGVRFIGDSKLTEFKPTGKSIDDFLFRNAAIGTSLFRRECWEQVSGYDENMKYGYEDWEFYIRICLLGWKVHIIEEPLFFYRQHETSMRTTAVKNHDKDIKKYIFLKHKELYIEHFESFVNYFLSRIEMEKEEKIRCTKRLEYKIGSMIVKPLRWFKSLFR
- a CDS encoding glycosyltransferase family 2 protein; this translates as MKPLVSIIIPTYNRASLISQTLDSVLLQTYNNWECIIVDDGSFDNSEEVILSFVKKDIRFRYFKRPIGRNKGASSCRNIGVEKSKGNFIQFLDSDDVLSENKLQDQIKRIKDWDANIICTCKWGRFVKFPNDSVNFDSLNSYSDFNSIPVFLEALASSKGYFPIHAYLIKKSIIDKSGLWNEHLSLNDDSEFLIRLFCQTDKIYFAPNAIVYYRWTSAENISNYNDYQKVDDAILSWKSIELILKIRFKDQKTNYVELMKNGLYINVERSFPELIKKHKLFFKRQIEGQSLLFRGKRKIFNLFIKLWKPRH